In Ilumatobacter fluminis, the following proteins share a genomic window:
- a CDS encoding DMT family transporter, translating into MASQTVLPTVAPEDVSMGPIDWARWAAPGLIWGSSFYLIAEGLDAFSPYLVSWLRIGFGMVVIAAFGGWRGSVDRAAWARIGLLSVVWMALPLTLFSLAEERVSSSVTGMLNGANPIFTAAVAAVIVAALPPSRQMVGLAVGLLGIVMIAAPTWSEGSSSASGILMILAALACYGVALNVAGPVQRRIGSIAVIGRALPLAFVWTAPMGIAGIGDSTFQWRSFLAVAVLGAFGTGVAFVLMASNTGRYGSTRASSTTYLIPAMSIALGVALRGETTYAIALLGSVVAVAGAYLVNTARRP; encoded by the coding sequence ATGGCCAGCCAGACCGTGCTCCCGACCGTGGCTCCCGAAGACGTATCGATGGGCCCGATCGACTGGGCTCGGTGGGCCGCGCCCGGCCTGATCTGGGGGTCGAGCTTCTACCTGATCGCCGAGGGGCTCGATGCCTTCTCGCCGTACCTCGTGTCGTGGCTCCGGATCGGATTCGGGATGGTCGTCATCGCTGCGTTCGGCGGGTGGCGCGGATCGGTCGATCGTGCGGCGTGGGCGCGGATCGGCCTGTTGTCGGTCGTGTGGATGGCGTTGCCGTTGACGCTGTTCTCGCTCGCCGAGGAACGGGTCTCGTCGAGCGTCACCGGCATGCTCAACGGCGCCAACCCGATCTTCACCGCAGCCGTGGCCGCCGTGATCGTGGCGGCGCTCCCACCGTCTCGTCAGATGGTCGGCCTCGCCGTCGGGCTGCTCGGCATCGTGATGATCGCCGCTCCCACCTGGTCGGAAGGATCGTCGAGCGCGAGCGGCATCCTGATGATCCTGGCCGCACTGGCGTGCTACGGCGTCGCCCTCAACGTCGCCGGACCGGTGCAACGACGGATCGGCTCCATCGCCGTCATCGGCCGGGCGTTGCCGCTGGCGTTCGTGTGGACGGCGCCGATGGGGATCGCCGGCATCGGCGACTCGACGTTCCAGTGGCGCAGCTTCCTCGCCGTCGCCGTGCTGGGCGCGTTCGGCACCGGGGTCGCCTTCGTCCTGATGGCGTCGAACACCGGGCGCTACGGCAGCACCCGGGCGTCGAGCACCACGTACCTGATCCCGGCGATGTCGATCGCGCTCGGGGTCGCGCTGCGTGGTGAGACGACGTACGCCATTGCGCTCCTCGGCAGCGTCGTCGCCGTGGCGGGCGCGTACCTGGTGAACACTGCTCGGCGGCCCTGA
- a CDS encoding thioredoxin family protein produces the protein MGKPVLPDGLVVVVKRDCETCRTVVPVLQQLAAGPGITVYTQDDPDFPGDPAAVHDADLGVSWHHEIETVPTLISVENGTEVDRTVGWLRTAWEALTGIEGLGPDLPTMRPGCGSKSVDPDLIDELRVRHGGSILQARRIEVADAEDDIEMMFTRGWTDGLPVVPPTEARVMAMLDGTTRSPDEIVATVPPDLVDVTVEKVAIAAVMAGCKPEFMPWVLTAVEAVCNDEFNMHGLLATTMPVSPVIVCSGPGTRRIGMNSGINAMGQGNRANSTIGRALQLVVRNVGGGRPGEVDRATHGNPGKVGFCFAEDDVTSPYGTLAGQFGIDDGVDAITVFAGEGPHCIVDQLSRTPESLANSLAHQLQAMHHHKLVIAFDAILVMGPEHARVFAEAGWDRDRILFELHSRLTTPAAELARGADGITEGVPAGLEGDLPKFTPTGLMLAYAGGGAGLFSMLIAGWANGAKGSTPVTRAVRY, from the coding sequence ATGGGGAAGCCGGTGTTGCCTGACGGGTTGGTGGTCGTGGTCAAGCGCGACTGCGAGACGTGCCGCACGGTGGTGCCGGTGCTGCAGCAACTGGCCGCCGGCCCCGGCATCACGGTCTACACCCAGGACGACCCCGACTTCCCCGGCGACCCGGCCGCCGTCCACGACGCCGACCTCGGCGTCAGCTGGCACCACGAGATCGAGACCGTCCCCACCCTCATCTCGGTCGAGAACGGCACCGAGGTCGACCGCACCGTCGGCTGGCTGCGTACCGCATGGGAAGCGCTGACCGGCATCGAGGGCCTCGGACCCGACCTGCCGACGATGCGTCCGGGCTGCGGCAGCAAGAGCGTCGACCCCGACTTGATCGACGAGCTCCGTGTGCGCCACGGCGGCAGCATCCTCCAGGCACGGCGGATCGAGGTCGCCGACGCGGAGGACGACATCGAGATGATGTTCACACGGGGCTGGACCGACGGCCTCCCCGTCGTGCCGCCGACCGAGGCGCGCGTGATGGCGATGCTCGACGGCACCACTCGCTCTCCCGACGAGATCGTCGCCACGGTGCCGCCCGACCTCGTCGATGTGACCGTCGAGAAGGTCGCCATCGCCGCCGTCATGGCCGGCTGCAAGCCGGAGTTCATGCCGTGGGTCCTCACCGCGGTCGAGGCGGTGTGCAACGACGAGTTCAACATGCACGGTCTCCTCGCGACCACGATGCCGGTCAGCCCGGTGATCGTGTGCAGCGGCCCCGGCACCCGTCGGATCGGCATGAACTCGGGGATCAACGCGATGGGCCAGGGCAACCGTGCCAACTCGACGATCGGGCGGGCGCTCCAGCTCGTCGTCCGCAACGTCGGCGGTGGACGCCCCGGCGAGGTCGACCGGGCGACCCACGGAAACCCCGGCAAGGTGGGCTTCTGCTTCGCGGAGGACGACGTCACCTCGCCGTACGGCACGCTCGCCGGACAGTTCGGGATCGACGACGGTGTCGACGCCATCACCGTGTTCGCCGGCGAAGGACCGCACTGCATCGTCGATCAGCTGAGCCGAACGCCCGAATCGTTGGCCAACTCGCTCGCCCACCAGCTCCAGGCGATGCACCACCACAAGCTGGTCATCGCGTTCGACGCCATCCTCGTCATGGGCCCTGAGCACGCCCGGGTGTTCGCCGAGGCCGGTTGGGACCGCGACCGGATCCTGTTCGAGCTCCACTCCCGACTCACGACACCGGCAGCCGAACTCGCTCGCGGCGCCGATGGCATCACCGAAGGTGTACCGGCCGGACTCGAAGGCGACCTGCCGAAGTTCACGCCGACCGGCCTGATGCTGGCCTACGCCGGTGGCGGTGCCGGGCTGTTCTCGATGCTGATCGCCGGTTGGGCGAACGGCGCGAAGGGTTCGACACCGGTCACCCGAGCGGTGCGATACTGA
- a CDS encoding serine hydrolase domain-containing protein — MRVQEQVDAIFGRDPEQGVSLAMVVLRRGEIVGERYGVQPANDFQPAVEIGPESTLISWSTAKSMTHAACGILVRDGLLDLDAPAPVPGWAGTPKAEITTLDLLEMRPGLRFLEDYVDGEESNCIAMLWGDGAHDHAAYAAGLPLDHEPGTVWNYSSGTTNIVTRIIGDIVGHDQEHMERFLMERLFGPTGMTSAIPKFDGVGTWVGSSYVYATARDFARFGELYRHDGVTEDGERILPEGWADHGRTFVAHDPTDDLPTGFDYGRHWWMWPEFPGSIAAHGYEGQYIIVVPDRELTIVHLGKTPAEHRRHVVGPIADLIRSVPPST; from the coding sequence ATGAGGGTGCAGGAGCAGGTGGATGCGATCTTCGGGCGCGATCCGGAGCAGGGGGTGTCGCTCGCGATGGTGGTGCTCCGCCGGGGCGAGATCGTGGGGGAGCGGTACGGCGTGCAGCCGGCGAACGACTTCCAGCCGGCGGTCGAGATCGGCCCGGAGTCGACCCTCATCTCCTGGAGCACCGCCAAGTCGATGACCCACGCCGCATGCGGCATCCTCGTCCGCGACGGTCTGCTCGATCTCGACGCTCCCGCACCGGTCCCCGGGTGGGCCGGCACGCCGAAGGCCGAGATCACCACCCTCGACCTGCTCGAGATGCGGCCCGGATTGCGCTTCCTCGAGGATTACGTCGACGGTGAGGAGTCGAACTGCATCGCGATGTTGTGGGGCGACGGCGCCCACGACCACGCCGCTTACGCCGCCGGCCTCCCCCTCGACCACGAACCGGGCACCGTCTGGAACTACTCGTCCGGCACGACGAACATCGTCACCCGCATCATCGGCGACATCGTCGGTCACGACCAGGAGCACATGGAACGCTTCCTGATGGAGCGCCTGTTCGGCCCGACCGGCATGACCAGTGCGATCCCCAAGTTCGACGGCGTCGGCACCTGGGTCGGCTCGTCGTACGTGTACGCCACCGCTCGGGACTTCGCCCGATTCGGCGAGTTGTACCGGCACGACGGTGTCACCGAGGACGGTGAGCGGATCCTGCCCGAGGGGTGGGCCGACCACGGCCGCACGTTCGTCGCCCACGACCCGACCGACGACCTGCCGACCGGCTTCGACTACGGCCGTCACTGGTGGATGTGGCCCGAGTTCCCCGGTTCGATCGCGGCTCACGGCTACGAGGGGCAGTACATCATCGTGGTCCCCGACCGAGAACTCACGATCGTCCACCTGGGCAAGACCCCGGCCGAGCACCGCCGTCACGTCGTCGGGCCGATCGCCGACCTCATCCGCAGCGTCCCGCCGTCGACATAA
- a CDS encoding aldo/keto reductase — translation MLPTAPFGSTGHRSTRIIFGAAALGGMSQQRADATLELIDRAGVNHIDTAASYGASEDRLQPFLSDHRSRFFLATKTGERSGSAARAELERSLERMGVDQVDLIQLHNLVEPDEWETAFAPDGAVAALEQARAEGLTRFIGVTGHGLRIASMHLRSLDAFAFDSVLFPYNHSLLGLDDYRADVGALRSRCGERGVAAQTIKSIARGRWADPGQPHFSWYEPLTEPDAIARAVRYVLAEPDLFLNTTSDARLLPAILDAASGDVTAPTDAEMAADADEFGVTPLFDGRELERI, via the coding sequence ATGCTGCCGACTGCACCGTTCGGGTCGACCGGACACCGTTCCACCCGCATCATCTTCGGCGCCGCTGCGCTCGGCGGGATGAGCCAGCAGCGGGCCGACGCCACCCTCGAGCTCATCGATCGAGCGGGGGTCAACCACATCGACACGGCGGCGAGCTACGGCGCGAGCGAAGACCGACTGCAGCCGTTCCTGTCCGACCACCGCAGCCGCTTCTTCCTCGCCACCAAGACCGGTGAACGATCGGGGTCGGCGGCGCGGGCCGAACTCGAGCGGTCACTCGAACGGATGGGGGTCGACCAGGTCGACCTGATCCAGCTCCACAACCTGGTCGAACCAGACGAGTGGGAGACGGCGTTCGCCCCCGACGGTGCGGTGGCTGCGCTCGAACAGGCTCGTGCCGAAGGACTCACCAGGTTCATCGGGGTGACCGGACACGGGCTGCGGATCGCGTCGATGCACCTGCGGAGTCTCGATGCGTTCGCGTTCGACAGCGTGCTGTTCCCGTACAACCACTCCCTGCTCGGGCTCGACGACTACCGGGCCGACGTCGGTGCGCTCCGCTCTCGGTGCGGTGAACGCGGCGTGGCGGCACAGACCATCAAGTCGATCGCTCGGGGTCGGTGGGCCGATCCCGGTCAGCCGCACTTCAGTTGGTACGAGCCGCTGACCGAACCCGACGCCATCGCCCGCGCCGTGCGCTACGTGCTCGCCGAACCCGACTTGTTCCTCAACACGACGAGTGATGCCCGCCTGCTTCCGGCGATCCTCGACGCAGCGTCGGGCGACGTGACGGCGCCGACCGATGCCGAGATGGCCGCCGACGCCGACGAGTTCGGTGTGACCCCGCTGTTCGACGGCCGCGAGCTCGAGCGGATCTGA
- a CDS encoding DUF429 domain-containing protein has protein sequence MRLIGIDLAASPASTGVVVIERATRGWVARAVDDEADDDLLVSLAVDADAIGVDAPLGWPDAFVEAVAAHHRGGRWTGTTDRRPLTHRLTDLVTREIVGRYPLSVSADLLGVVAMRAALLQQRWADEVWAGEPAARDGSGVVSETYPAAAFAAWTIACRGYKARNRPEEARAVRDSIVRELARSTTSWLDSTAIADAAVASDHVLDAWVCALIALAVRAGATAGPDPAQVDVARREGWIHVPTSPLDALRPPGRTR, from the coding sequence GTGCGGCTGATCGGGATCGACCTGGCGGCGAGTCCGGCGTCGACCGGTGTCGTGGTGATCGAACGGGCCACGCGCGGGTGGGTCGCCCGAGCCGTCGACGACGAAGCCGACGACGACCTGCTGGTATCGCTCGCCGTCGACGCCGACGCGATCGGTGTCGATGCCCCGCTCGGCTGGCCCGACGCATTCGTCGAGGCAGTCGCAGCTCACCACCGCGGCGGCCGGTGGACGGGCACGACCGACCGTCGGCCGTTGACGCACCGGCTCACCGACCTGGTCACGCGCGAGATCGTCGGTCGGTATCCGCTGTCGGTGTCGGCCGACCTGCTCGGCGTGGTCGCGATGCGCGCCGCGCTGTTGCAGCAGCGCTGGGCCGACGAGGTGTGGGCCGGCGAGCCGGCGGCCCGCGATGGCAGCGGCGTCGTCAGCGAGACGTATCCGGCGGCCGCCTTCGCAGCGTGGACGATCGCCTGCCGCGGCTACAAGGCGCGCAATCGGCCCGAGGAAGCCCGAGCGGTGCGCGACTCGATCGTGCGTGAGTTGGCCCGCTCGACGACTTCGTGGCTCGACAGCACGGCGATCGCCGATGCGGCGGTCGCGAGCGACCATGTACTCGACGCCTGGGTGTGTGCCCTGATCGCGCTGGCGGTGCGTGCCGGCGCGACAGCCGGGCCGGACCCGGCGCAGGTCGACGTGGCCCGACGCGAAGGTTGGATCCACGTCCCGACGTCACCGCTCGACGCGCTCCGGCCTCCGGGCCGAACCCGGTGA
- a CDS encoding CoA-binding protein produces MPLIDENDGLRALLRRTQSVAVVGVSDNPRRPSHTVTRYLIDHTEWTLWFVNPTVDELFGRPVYPSLDALPEVPDMVDVFRRTEHLAGVVDESIAIGATSVWFQLGLVNDVAATRAVHAGLDVVQDRCLEIEFARLIRR; encoded by the coding sequence ATGCCGCTGATCGACGAGAACGACGGACTCCGTGCACTCCTGCGGCGGACGCAATCCGTCGCCGTCGTCGGCGTGTCCGACAATCCCCGTCGACCGAGCCACACCGTCACCCGCTACCTCATCGACCACACCGAGTGGACCCTGTGGTTCGTCAACCCGACCGTCGACGAACTGTTCGGCCGACCGGTCTATCCGAGCCTCGACGCGCTTCCCGAGGTGCCCGACATGGTCGACGTGTTCCGCCGCACCGAGCACCTGGCCGGGGTCGTCGACGAGTCGATCGCGATCGGGGCGACGTCGGTCTGGTTCCAGCTCGGCCTCGTCAACGACGTCGCCGCCACACGCGCCGTGCACGCCGGCCTCGACGTGGTGCAGGACCGGTGCCTCGAGATCGAGTTCGCCCGGCTGATCCGCCGCTGA
- a CDS encoding collagen-like protein → MKTRSTRRVLTGLAIVGLTATAGFAVSAGSSSHAGPSVFYPSDSCRLIDSRDVGTGSGWLGAGKTRSITAVGTCSIPADATALSVNVTAVLPTKPTHITLFPNGSSRPDASTLNPTPQVGVVANTTDVRLGNGKFSVYNHAGSVDVIIDVLGWYAPGAGAPGPKGDTGARGAQGPQGEQGPQGEQGEQGEQGPQGLQGDQGPQGLQGDQGDQGAQGIQGLMGIPGLQGVPGPQGDPGVQGPQGEQGDPGVQGPKGDQGDPGVQGPQGEKGDQGDPGVQGPKGDQGDPGAPGPQGNPGATGATGPQGPAGPQGPAGPSGAMVLKDASNNTIGTVTSIGDYGVEVLTSTGHLAGFAWDGTMYPGQIYYTGAGCTGTAYLNSGGAGSPATWSRTIVYSNAFDSLMTKATADANGMSPNVSLTSASIDNPNCYASSGTAHGYLLQTATPASVGLPSYPLAAPLSIGS, encoded by the coding sequence GTGAAAACCCGCTCGACCCGACGCGTCCTGACCGGACTCGCGATCGTCGGACTGACCGCGACGGCAGGCTTTGCCGTTTCGGCCGGTTCGTCGTCCCATGCCGGACCGTCGGTCTTCTACCCGTCCGACTCCTGTCGACTGATCGACTCGCGAGATGTCGGGACCGGCTCCGGCTGGCTCGGTGCCGGCAAGACCCGGTCGATCACTGCCGTCGGGACGTGCTCGATCCCCGCCGACGCCACCGCCCTGTCGGTGAACGTCACGGCCGTCCTGCCGACGAAGCCGACCCACATCACGCTGTTCCCGAACGGCTCGTCCCGACCCGACGCATCCACCTTGAACCCGACGCCGCAGGTCGGCGTCGTCGCGAACACGACCGACGTCCGACTCGGGAACGGCAAGTTCTCGGTCTACAACCATGCCGGCTCGGTCGACGTGATCATCGACGTGCTCGGTTGGTATGCGCCCGGTGCCGGTGCTCCCGGCCCGAAGGGTGACACGGGCGCTCGCGGCGCGCAGGGCCCGCAGGGCGAACAAGGCCCACAGGGCGAACAGGGCGAACAGGGCGAACAGGGTCCGCAGGGCCTGCAAGGCGACCAGGGTCCGCAGGGCCTGCAAGGCGACCAGGGCGACCAGGGCGCGCAGGGCATCCAGGGCCTGATGGGGATCCCGGGTCTGCAGGGTGTCCCCGGTCCGCAAGGCGATCCCGGTGTGCAGGGCCCGCAAGGCGAACAGGGCGACCCTGGTGTGCAGGGGCCGAAGGGCGATCAGGGCGACCCCGGCGTGCAGGGCCCGCAAGGTGAGAAGGGTGACCAGGGCGATCCTGGTGTGCAGGGACCGAAGGGTGACCAGGGTGATCCCGGCGCACCAGGCCCGCAGGGCAACCCGGGCGCGACCGGCGCCACGGGCCCGCAGGGTCCCGCCGGTCCGCAGGGTCCCGCCGGTCCGTCGGGCGCCATGGTGCTCAAGGACGCATCGAACAACACGATCGGCACCGTCACCAGCATCGGTGACTACGGCGTCGAGGTGCTCACCTCGACCGGTCATCTCGCCGGCTTCGCATGGGACGGCACGATGTACCCGGGCCAGATCTACTACACCGGCGCCGGCTGCACCGGCACGGCCTACCTGAACTCGGGCGGCGCCGGATCGCCGGCGACGTGGAGCCGAACGATCGTGTACTCGAATGCGTTCGACTCGCTGATGACCAAGGCCACGGCGGACGCGAACGGCATGTCGCCGAACGTGTCGCTCACCTCGGCGTCGATCGACAACCCGAACTGCTACGCGTCGTCGGGCACCGCGCACGGATACCTCCTGCAGACCGCGACACCGGCGTCGGTCGGGCTCCCGAGCTACCCGCTCGCCGCCCCGCTGTCGATCGGCAGCTGA
- a CDS encoding UGSC family (seleno)protein, with product MTRTILDPTGERTVAERARLARPASLDGLTVGLLDISKPRGDVFLDRLEERLTGVGANVKRYMKPTFTKPAPVDLRHEIATECQVVIEALADUGSCTSCSVHDISDLELRGIPGVFVASQEFVTAAEAQSKSLGYSAMARVFTPHPIQDRTDDEMRAYADAAFDDIVAQVTAG from the coding sequence ATGACGCGAACGATCCTCGATCCGACCGGAGAACGCACCGTCGCCGAACGGGCACGCCTGGCGCGCCCGGCATCGCTCGACGGGCTGACCGTCGGCTTGCTCGACATCTCCAAGCCGCGAGGCGACGTGTTCCTCGACCGGCTCGAGGAGCGACTCACCGGCGTCGGCGCGAACGTCAAGCGCTACATGAAGCCGACGTTCACCAAGCCCGCTCCGGTCGACCTGCGGCACGAGATCGCCACCGAGTGCCAGGTGGTGATCGAGGCGCTCGCCGATTGAGGCAGCTGCACGTCGTGCAGTGTGCACGACATCAGTGATCTCGAACTCCGTGGCATCCCCGGTGTCTTCGTCGCGTCGCAGGAGTTCGTGACGGCGGCCGAAGCCCAGTCGAAGTCGCTCGGCTACTCGGCGATGGCGCGGGTCTTCACCCCGCATCCCATCCAAGACCGCACCGACGACGAGATGCGGGCCTACGCCGACGCCGCCTTCGACGACATCGTCGCCCAAGTCACCGCCGGCTGA
- a CDS encoding phytanoyl-CoA dioxygenase family protein, with the protein MTSATPDAIDAFRHDGAAVLREAVDPATLAGLADGVEYNRTHPSPWSHWYTNPDESVGFWSDYVTWRSVPQYEAAVFGSGLAEVAAALMGSDTVRFFHEHVLVKEPGATERTPWHHDQPYYSVDGDQNVSMWIALDPVPEGAGVRFVAGSHRWNRWFIPRKFVDHTPYAAESGRYELLPDIDAMLADDPTLRTVTFGVEPGDVVVFHYRTLHDAPGNPSADRRRRVVSLRWVGDDAVWAERPWQVSPPFEPDGLRPGDPLDDDRFPVVPTAP; encoded by the coding sequence ATGACGAGCGCCACCCCCGACGCGATCGATGCCTTCCGACACGACGGCGCTGCCGTGCTCCGCGAAGCGGTCGACCCGGCCACGCTGGCTGGGTTGGCCGACGGCGTCGAGTACAACCGCACCCACCCGAGCCCGTGGTCGCACTGGTACACGAACCCGGACGAGTCGGTCGGATTCTGGAGCGACTACGTGACCTGGCGCTCCGTGCCGCAGTACGAGGCAGCCGTCTTCGGCAGTGGTCTCGCCGAGGTCGCCGCAGCCCTGATGGGTTCGGACACGGTCCGCTTCTTCCACGAGCACGTCCTGGTGAAGGAGCCGGGAGCCACCGAGCGCACGCCGTGGCACCACGACCAGCCGTACTACTCCGTCGACGGCGACCAGAACGTCTCGATGTGGATCGCACTCGACCCGGTGCCCGAGGGAGCGGGCGTGCGGTTCGTCGCCGGGTCGCATCGCTGGAACCGCTGGTTCATCCCGCGCAAGTTCGTCGATCACACGCCGTACGCCGCGGAGTCGGGGCGGTACGAGCTGCTGCCCGACATCGACGCCATGCTGGCCGACGATCCGACCCTGCGAACCGTGACCTTCGGTGTCGAACCGGGCGACGTCGTCGTGTTCCACTACCGGACCCTGCACGACGCGCCGGGCAACCCGTCGGCCGACCGGCGACGACGGGTCGTCAGCTTGCGCTGGGTCGGCGACGACGCCGTGTGGGCCGAACGCCCGTGGCAGGTCTCGCCCCCGTTCGAACCCGACGGCCTCCGCCCGGGCGACCCCCTCGACGACGACCGCTTCCCCGTCGTCCCGACCGCCCCCTGA
- a CDS encoding A/G-specific adenine glycosylase: MSGLTGDVLAWGVPRLRDLPWRHTRDPWAVLVSEVMLQQTQVGRVIPRWEAFLERFPTPEACAAAPLGDVLREWQGLGYPRRARNLHATAQQVVELGGFPRDLAGLLALPGIGQYTARAVMAFAFELDAAVVDTNIARVYARVAGERLTPKRVQAIADEYCPSGDAWVWNQCLMDLGAVLCRPRDPACDACPIRARCSWAGDVDRPDPAVGSSGVSTKQAPFEGSDRQARGRLMKALGDGPVAVIDVATVMQRDEATTDRLLRSLIADGLCVLDDMSVRLPG, from the coding sequence GTGAGTGGCCTGACCGGCGACGTGCTCGCCTGGGGCGTGCCGCGCCTGCGCGACCTGCCGTGGCGGCACACCCGCGACCCGTGGGCGGTCCTCGTGAGCGAGGTCATGCTGCAGCAGACCCAGGTCGGCCGGGTGATCCCGCGTTGGGAGGCGTTTCTCGAACGGTTCCCGACGCCCGAGGCCTGTGCCGCCGCCCCGCTCGGTGACGTGCTCCGCGAGTGGCAAGGGCTCGGCTACCCGCGTCGCGCCCGCAACCTGCACGCCACGGCACAGCAGGTGGTGGAGCTCGGTGGCTTTCCGCGAGACCTGGCCGGTCTGCTCGCGCTGCCCGGCATCGGCCAGTACACGGCGCGAGCGGTGATGGCGTTCGCGTTCGAGCTCGATGCGGCCGTCGTCGACACCAACATCGCACGTGTCTATGCCCGAGTGGCGGGGGAGCGGTTGACGCCGAAGCGGGTGCAGGCGATCGCCGACGAGTACTGCCCCAGCGGTGACGCCTGGGTCTGGAACCAGTGCCTGATGGACCTCGGCGCCGTCCTGTGTCGCCCGCGGGACCCGGCGTGCGACGCCTGCCCGATCCGTGCCCGTTGCTCATGGGCCGGCGACGTCGACCGGCCCGATCCGGCGGTCGGGTCGAGCGGGGTCAGCACCAAGCAGGCCCCGTTCGAGGGCAGCGACCGCCAGGCCCGCGGTCGCTTGATGAAAGCCCTCGGCGACGGTCCGGTCGCCGTCATCGATGTAGCCACGGTGATGCAGCGCGACGAGGCCACTACCGACCGGTTGCTTCGGTCGCTGATCGCCGACGGCTTGTGTGTACTGGACGACATGTCGGTCCGGCTTCCCGGTTGA
- a CDS encoding lysylphosphatidylglycerol synthase transmembrane domain-containing protein: protein MTDPTTPASDAAASEPSAEPDGRAGDHAVEQAGGFDSDSVLRVEPDEYEARQGDAPTRRPFRFTLKLLLFLAVIYYFVVPLVPDFRNALEDLRQVEPALLVLGLVLELIALYCYAPLMKAALGDAGHDISRGRLFRIQMSTRALSSIVPGGNAASSALGYRLLTLSGISGPDAGFALATVGLGSAVVLNLILWCGLVVSILIRGVNPIYASAALAGVIVMGLAATLVFGLMEGQGRSERAVRWIARKIHIDENKAALVLHRVAERLDQLISDRQLLGRVVLWAALNWMFDMAALWVFLRAFNTTMPLDAIIVSFGIANVLAAIPITPGGLGYVDASYVALLVGFGATRSRATLGVAAYRFAQFFFPILLGGLMYLSLRVGPWSIERRDRLIRLRDLAEEETRRGESKIDFQMRFPTRDDTGQLIRRPPSAREKIEEQQEKFRRWRRNRKE, encoded by the coding sequence ATGACCGATCCGACGACCCCCGCTTCCGACGCTGCTGCGTCCGAGCCGTCCGCCGAGCCGGACGGTCGCGCGGGCGACCACGCCGTCGAACAGGCCGGCGGGTTCGACTCGGACTCGGTGTTGCGGGTCGAACCTGACGAGTACGAGGCACGCCAGGGCGACGCCCCGACCCGCCGCCCCTTCCGGTTCACGCTCAAGCTGCTGCTGTTCCTGGCGGTCATCTACTACTTCGTCGTCCCGCTCGTCCCCGATTTCCGGAACGCCCTCGAAGATCTCCGTCAGGTCGAACCCGCGCTGCTCGTGCTCGGTCTGGTACTCGAACTGATCGCGCTCTACTGCTACGCCCCGCTGATGAAGGCCGCGCTCGGCGACGCCGGGCACGACATCTCCCGCGGCCGGCTGTTCCGCATCCAGATGAGTACTCGCGCACTCTCGTCGATCGTTCCCGGCGGCAACGCGGCGTCGTCGGCACTGGGGTATCGGCTGCTCACACTGTCGGGCATCTCCGGCCCCGACGCCGGGTTCGCCTTGGCGACGGTCGGGCTCGGCTCAGCGGTCGTGCTCAACCTGATCCTGTGGTGCGGGCTCGTCGTGTCGATCCTCATCCGCGGCGTCAACCCGATCTACGCATCGGCAGCGTTGGCCGGCGTGATCGTGATGGGTCTCGCTGCCACCTTGGTGTTCGGCCTGATGGAAGGCCAGGGGAGATCGGAGCGGGCGGTGCGATGGATCGCTCGCAAGATCCACATCGACGAGAACAAGGCAGCGCTCGTCCTCCACCGCGTGGCCGAGCGGCTCGACCAGCTCATCTCCGACCGGCAACTCCTCGGTCGTGTCGTGCTCTGGGCGGCGCTGAACTGGATGTTCGACATGGCCGCCCTGTGGGTCTTCCTCCGTGCGTTCAACACCACGATGCCGCTGGACGCCATCATCGTCTCGTTCGGCATCGCAAACGTGCTCGCCGCCATCCCGATCACACCGGGAGGGCTCGGGTACGTCGACGCGAGCTACGTCGCACTGCTGGTCGGCTTCGGCGCCACCCGCAGCCGCGCCACCCTCGGTGTCGCCGCGTACCGCTTCGCCCAGTTCTTCTTCCCGATCCTGCTCGGCGGTCTGATGTACCTGTCGCTCCGTGTCGGGCCCTGGTCGATCGAGCGACGCGACCGCCTGATCCGGTTGCGAGATCTGGCCGAGGAGGAGACACGTCGCGGCGAGTCGAAGATCGACTTCCAGATGCGGTTCCCGACCCGTGACGACACCGGCCAGCTCATCCGACGACCTCCGTCGGCTCGGGAGAAGATCGAGGAGCAGCAGGAGAAGTTCCGGCGCTGGCGACGGAATCGTAAGGAGTGA
- a CDS encoding iron chaperone — MSASEIDDYLLTLPDDQRRALDELRRAILAVIPDAEQGISYKLPAFRAEGKLVAGFGAFSNHLSYLPHSGTVLPGLRLDAAGYDCTKSSLHFTPDQPLPAALVERLLEARLAEIRGD, encoded by the coding sequence GTGTCCGCCTCCGAGATCGACGACTACCTCCTGACGTTGCCCGACGACCAGCGGCGCGCGCTCGACGAACTCCGCCGGGCGATCCTGGCGGTGATCCCCGACGCCGAGCAGGGGATCTCGTACAAGCTCCCGGCGTTCCGTGCCGAGGGCAAGCTGGTCGCCGGGTTCGGCGCCTTCAGCAACCACCTGAGCTACCTGCCCCACAGCGGCACCGTGCTCCCGGGCCTCCGGCTCGACGCCGCCGGCTACGACTGCACGAAGTCGTCGCTCCACTTCACCCCCGACCAGCCGCTCCCCGCCGCGCTGGTCGAGCGCCTCCTCGAAGCGAGGCTCGCCGAGATTCGCGGCGACTGA